AGGGCGAGCGCGCGACTCCGATCCCTTTCTCGCGGAGCTGTACGGCATGCGCGCTCGCATCGCGGCGGCACTCTCGCTCTTCACGCTGGTCCTCGCGGGCTGCGGCGCCGATCCGACGGCGACCGGCCCCTCAGCCGTCGACGCCCCGACGAAGGTCGCGGTGCGCATCGTCGCCGGCGACGTGCAGGTGGGCGAGGGCGGCAAGGAGCTCGCCGAGCCGCTGCGCGTCCAGGTGCTGGACCAGGCCAACCGGCCGGTCCCGAACTACGTGGTGAACTTCCGCGTCGTCAACGGCGGCGGCTCGGTGTACGCGGGCGCCGCGATGACCGACGCCAACGGCCGCGCGGCCGACTACTGGACGCTCGGTCCCGTGAGCGCGGACACGCAGCGCGTCGAGGTGCGGGCGGTCGATCCCGCGACCGGCGCGCGGCTCGTCTACGCGACGTTCCGCGCCGTCGCGGTGGCGGCGAACGCGCCGGTGCCCGTGGGTTCCGACACGCTGCGCATCGTCCTGACCTGGACGCGCGGCCCGAACGACCTCGACGCGGTGCTCGAGGGGCCGACTGTCGAGGGCACGCGCTTCGAGATCAGCTCGGCCACCTTCGGCAACTGCAACGTGCAGCCGTTCGTCTGCAAGGACCGCGACGACACCGCGACGCCGGGCACCGAGACGATCACGCTCGTGCGGCAGATCGCGGGCACGTACAAGTACCACGTCCTGAACTACACGAACGAGATCGCGATCGACCCCGCGGCGACCAAGGTCGAGGTGTTCTCGCGCGGCCGGCTGCTGCGCACGATCGCGCCGCCGCCGGTGACCGGCCGCGTGTGGACGGTGTTCGAGATGTCGAACGGCGAGCTGACGATCCCGCAGACCTCGACGCCGTCGTCGGGCGTCGCGAGCGTGACGGTCACGCCGTCGCCGTCGAGCATGGTGGTGAACGCGACGCAGCGCTTCGCCGCCGAGCTGCGCGACGCGAGCGGGCGCGTGCTCGAGGGGCGCACGGTGACGTGGAGCTCCAGCGCGTCCTCGGTGCTCACGATCGACGCGACGGGCCTCGCGCGCGCCGTCGCCGCCGGCACCGCCGAGGTGACCGCGACCAGCGAGGGCCGCACGGGCACCGCGACGGTGCGCGTGGTCGCGGGCGGCTCGCGCTTCCTGTCGATCATCACCGAGAACCCGACCAGCACCACGGTCGGCGCGCGCGCCGTGATGCGCGCCCGTGTCACCGACGGCACGAACCCTGTGCCCGGCGCGACCGTGCAGTGGATCCAGGAAGGCTTCCTGCCGCTGACGACGACGACCGACGGGTCGGGCGAGGCGGGCATCGTGCTGCCGACCGACCGCGCGGGCACGTTCAGCGGCCGCGCGCAGCTGATGAGCGGCACGACGACGGAGCGCACCGCGACGTACGCGTACACGGTGAACCCGGCGTCGGCGTCGAACGACCGCTACGGCGTCGACGTGCGCTTCGTCGGCAGCGTGCCCACGAGCGTGCGCACGGCGGCCACGCTCGCGGCCGAGCGCATCGGCCGCATCATCACGAAGGGCGTGGGCGCGCTGACGCTCGCCGCGCAGGACATGTCGTCGTGCGGCTCGTGGGTGCCGACGCCCTACAGCGGCCCGGTGAACAGCCACCTGATGTTCGTCACCGCGCGCAGCATCGACGGGCCGGGCGGCACGCTGGCGCAGGCCGGTCCGTGCCTCATGTCGACGACCGGGCTCGCGGTGATCTCGTCGGTCGAGTACGACATCGCCGACGCCGGGATGCCGCAGTCGGAGCTGAACGCGATCGTGCT
This region of Roseisolibacter agri genomic DNA includes:
- a CDS encoding Ig-like domain-containing protein, with product MRARIAAALSLFTLVLAGCGADPTATGPSAVDAPTKVAVRIVAGDVQVGEGGKELAEPLRVQVLDQANRPVPNYVVNFRVVNGGGSVYAGAAMTDANGRAADYWTLGPVSADTQRVEVRAVDPATGARLVYATFRAVAVAANAPVPVGSDTLRIVLTWTRGPNDLDAVLEGPTVEGTRFEISSATFGNCNVQPFVCKDRDDTATPGTETITLVRQIAGTYKYHVLNYTNEIAIDPAATKVEVFSRGRLLRTIAPPPVTGRVWTVFEMSNGELTIPQTSTPSSGVASVTVTPSPSSMVVNATQRFAAELRDASGRVLEGRTVTWSSSASSVLTIDATGLARAVAAGTAEVTATSEGRTGTATVRVVAGGSRFLSIITENPTSTTVGARAVMRARVTDGTNPVPGATVQWIQEGFLPLTTTTDGSGEAGIVLPTDRAGTFSGRAQLMSGTTTERTATYAYTVNPASASNDRYGVDVRFVGSVPTSVRTAATLAAERIGRIITKGVGALTLAAQDMSSCGSWVPTPYSGPVNSHLMFVTARSIDGPGGTLAQAGPCLMSTTGLAVISSVEYDIADAGMPQSELNAIVLHEALHTVGVGTFDRWSNLLVGAGGSAPIFSGARANVSWRALGGSRFAFAGVPVESGGGEGTAGGHWSEDVLGVELMTGYHNSGRPTPLSQLTIAALEDLGYQVDMTAAEPFTLGGGLALDRLPDATPRRTNFEVLRRPRMIPDRTLGLPRLTRRG